From the genome of Triticum aestivum cultivar Chinese Spring chromosome 1A, IWGSC CS RefSeq v2.1, whole genome shotgun sequence:
GCCTTAGCAGACTGTAATCCATGTTGCTATGAAATAAAACTCCCTATTTACCCCGCAAAAATCATTTTTAGAAAATGTAACAAGTATAAACTTGCTCAAAGTTCAGAAAGTTTGACCCGAGAAAAAGCTAATATGCGAATTAAATAAAAACGGATGGAGCATTAGAAGCTTCCGCACTGGGTTTTTTTCTGTGTGTTTCCTGTGTTGGTTTTCAATAGTTTTTCGGGTTTTCTCGTTCCTTTACTTGTTTTCTTCAGGGTTTTTgggtttattttttatttatttttacctTTTTAAGTAAATGACTACTATACATGttctacatttttgtatacatctgAAATATTTttgatacatgttgaacatttttcaaatatatgatgaacatgtttTAAATATATTTTCCAAATATGTGTTCAACATTtctttaaatacacattgaacattttttgaatgataCAAAACATTCCTTTTAGATTGTATTAACATTTAATATGCAGCTACATAAGTTCCATACGAGATGTGAAGCAAATCTCCCGTGATTGGTTCTGAAGTTCCAATATCAATGTGCAGCGTCCCCGTGAAACTCCTTGGATGTCGCCCAACCGGACTAGTTAGCGCTCTTTGTGGACGGCTTTTCTCTTTGGATGATGGTTTGGCGGGGCTTGAAATGATTCTCATGAACAATGTAGGAGAGGTTATCTTTGCTTCGTGCCAGCTTCTATTCTTTTGCAAGAACGCACTAGAAGCGGAGATTATAAATCGCTGATGAAGGAGGACACATGTCAACTACGAATCAAACTTGAGCAAGAACTGGCCACCGGATGGACATAGCATGCATATTCATCATTTTTGTACAGGTTCTTGGTCTTCCATAAAAGGATCTTCCCACACAGGATTTAAAACTGAAGTCACCTTTCCATCTCCACTACTAATAAAAGAGCAAACATTATCTTTGCTAAACGCACCCCACAAAACATACACGGACCCAATACTACCGCATAATTATCCCCACTAATCTAAATCCAACGGCTAGCCTTCACCTGATATGTTTTCTGGTGTGCACTTACTAATTTATGTTGACTCACCATACTCCACCGCGGAGGAAAACTTccatgcgaaagcaaacacaatCCCTACAATCACGTAGGTCTTACAAACAAATTCAAACACGTATCCCCCATTCCCACAAATAATAATAGACCTTCCAAATCcaaaaacaagaaacatatcccaCGGATATCCCCTCGCCGCTCAGAAACATCATCGCCTTCGCCTTCCTGGACGGCGACCTCGCCGCACGAAAacaccgccgccgccttccctggccgcccTCCACTGGCCATTACATGCGCGGCTGCTCCCGCCTCACCTTCTTCGCTGCAAACAGGCCGTCGGTTCCTTGCATCACCTGTGCCATCCTCTGAAAACATCAGGCAAGATTTTAATATTAGACATTTCTTCTTGTTCTTGCAAATTATCTTCTAACTTCCTTGTGCTTTAAGAAAATGAAATCTACAGATTTATGACAACATAACTTGAATCTAATTCTGACTAATATATGCTTCCAGTCAACCCTCTTGACAGATTTTTGACTGGAGTATTCAGTCTACGAAGTCGATGTTATGACTTCTCCAAATCACTCGGGGGCACGCACCACATTTCAGGATATAAGCAACATCCATTCCTCAGGTAACTATCAGCCAACTGAGCGCTTCTTTTTTTCTGGGTTGATGAACACTTCTATAACGAATGTGCTAATTTCCATTGTATATTTAAACAGACCCTAAAGAAATTAAGAGGCAGAGGGACAGAGAATATTATGCACGAAACAGAGAGGACATTCTGAAAAGACGTCGAGAGGCACGTTTAAAGAAGCAGACTGATAAACCACTGCCGAATGATGAGCAAAATGTGCCACACACACCCCTAGCCATGTCCCATGGTAAGTATGGCCATATACTGCATGCTTATGTATTATTCAGGTAACTTATGATACTCTAAATCATACATGTAGACCCTACGGAGCTGAAGAGGCGACTGGATAGGGAACAGTATTCACAAAATAGAGACGAAATATTAAAGAGACAACGTCAGGCCTACAGAAACAAAAAAATGCCTGACGCTTCCGCTGATATCAGTGTCCATGAAAATGAAACACAAACACCGATGTCCATACCCATTGGTAATGATGATCAACCAACTACATACAACCCTATTTGTTGATACTAACTAGCTTTCTCATCTATGTAGACCCTAAAGACATACGGAGGCAAAGGGACAGGGAGCGGTATGCACAAAATAGGGATGAACCTTGACCACAAATTCTAATGCTAAAATGTTATAAATTGTTTTTTCAGTCTTCTACATACTAATATCATTTACATAAGTTTAGTCTCAAATTCCCAATAGTCATGTAGATACAGATATATAAGTTTAAAAGTTTGAGTATGCACACACCCAACTGATAATATCTCTTGACTGGAGCGAGAAGCACGTGCGGGTAGCAATTAGTATGTAATAATTAGTGCTAAGGAGTGACAGCATGCTGAAACAAAACCTGAAAGCTAACCTTTTTCATCTCACCAAGTGCAAATGCTTTATTTTTGCCTTGAAGAAATCTACAACTGCTTCAACTCCAACAGTCTGACCTTCCCAAGCTACATCCTGCAAACAAACAACATTCGTAAGAATGGCTTGGCAGAAGTTAGCAACAGGTCATCATTACCTCCTGATGTTTATTTGGCATGAACATACATAACCCAGTTTCCTTTCTTGCATGTATGACTAGAACTGAAGTGTGAGAAGAAAAACACATGAATTGCCCACTCCAAATAACAGACACACATAAGCTATCCCGCACGCTCAAACTGATCGACATCTATTTGTCCTTCTAAACAACCAGAAAGAATGAATCTTCATGTGAAAGACaaataacataaaaataataatgaattGGTTATATTAACCGGAGAGACTAAACAGAACCACAAAGTGCCAAAAGAGTTCACATATATTCAGGACAAGCTTACTCCAAGATTAGACAGTAGGAAAACAGGATCACCCCAAATTATATTTTTTCTCTCCAATTCGAAAATGACTCTCATGCTCAAACCTAGACTACTGAGCTACATAAGTATTGTACTAGAATGGATAGCAATTAGGATTTAGCAAGCAGATACAGCCATTTTCAATCTAAAGAAACTTTTAAGTGTGTGGTCTCTCATTACAGGATGCATTGTACACTCAAAATTCTAAACTGCACCTAATAAAAAATCATCATTTAATTTAATATATCATATAACAGATGACCGCCTGTTATTTCTGCTCAGCATACTTATCAGAACGCAACTATCTAAGTCATCATTTCTTCGGCTCACAAATTCGCAAGATCATCAGAACAGTAAATGTGTTactgaaacacacacacacaataaaACTGACATGAGACACCAAGATAAACTTGATCTCCAGATGCAGAAACTCTACCGTGAAGTAATATCATTCTGTCATACAATCCCTTTCTTGCAAGTCATGCCCCAAGTTACCATTTCTTACAGTAGCCTCTTAAGAGAAAGGATCCTGACTTTCTATCAATAAAAGCACCACTGTGTGTGTTCACCATCCAGCAGTGATATACCATTTGTTAAACTCGAGTTCACAGTTGCGAATGCCTGAATCCAGAAGTACCTGGAGCAACCGACCACGTAGGCGAGCTGGGAGCGCCTTCTCGGAGCAGGTGTGGGAGCGAAGCACGAGGTCGACTATCACGGTGGGCACGTAGACGAACTGGAACTCGGCCCGCTCCTAGATGCCCGCTGCCGCATCGTTTCCAGGATGCTCCTCTAGCTCGCATCTTGATCTGCGCTGGAAGATGTGGACGGCGGCGACAGAGTCGATCTAGGGAAGAACGGCGGGGTTAGCGGCAAGCCGGCAAGGTGAGGTCGTGGTGGGGAGAGAAGGCGGCGGGCCGAGGCCAGGgtggggagaggaggcggcggccgacggGGCGAGGCCGTGGTGGGTAGATGAGGCAGTGGGGAGAGCAGGCGGGGCCACCATGGAATGGGGAGCGGTGGGGGAGAGAGTGAAGGTATGAGGAGAACAGGGAGGGAGCGTCTGGCGtgtcttcctttttttttcttgaTCGATGGCCCACTCATTTTGGTCAAGTATTTTAGTACTATAGGTTATCGCGAAaaaaaggtactccctctgtaaactaatataagatcgtttagatcactaaaagtaatgatctaaacgatcttatattagtttacagagagagTATTAAGTATGGGGTTCCTTTGTCAAGAAAAAGTATAGGGGTTCCTCTCGAAAAAATATATGCTTTGTCCAATTCAATTTTTTACTTATGGATAGCCTTTTTGATCATTTGGTTTATATTAGGGTCGGATGTTCTCCAATTCTTTTTTCTTATCGGGTTCCCGTATGGTTGTCTGGTTGTGATCTTTTTCACGGAATAAGGGTTTAACAAAATATTCAGTCATGATATTTGTAAAAAAATGATTTTTCTTATTGAATATATTTAAATTCTGTAATCATGCAAGTCATCTTGTGGTCTGTGGATGTTATATTTTATGGAGTAGTATTTTGTCTGACACTCAAATATGTATTTTTCGTTCTGTATCATTATGCTTATTCTGTGTTGTACTATTATTTCAAAACTAACTATAATTATCGGTTAATAGGCTCATATGACATATTTTagaaaaaactactccctccgtcccaatattagtgactcaactttgtactaattttagtacaaaCTTGAGTCACATATTTTTGGACGGATGGAGTATTATTTTAGTGGACTCATAATTGAATGGTGATAATATAAGAAATCGAGACTTTGGAAGATGGCAAAAATTACACAGACGTCATGATTGCATGATTCTGGATAGACCCCCCTAAAAAGCTCAAAACATCACATATATCATCTAAAGTTTAGCTCATCACGCAGGCATTTCTCCTTTGACCGTCTGTCAACTCAACAAACCGCGACTTGATAGATGAACTTTGCTTGTGCATCAGCATGCTCGATGATGTCCCTTTACTGGAGTAAGCCATATTTTTTAAATGGCTTGGTAAAAAAGACTCGCTAAAGAAGAAATAAGACTCAAATTAGATGTTCTTATAGACTAggatacgtgcgttgcacgtgcatgcttactagtcaATAAAAACAGAAGTAAAAGTTGCCCTTGTATGACTCCTTTCCTCATTCTTGATCTCCCCAGGTGCTCTGTTTTGCAGCTGGTTGTTGCCGAGTATATAGCAAAAAATTGCCACATTACGAGCTAGGGTTACAAAAAACTATCaccttttttaattttttcaaaatgcTATCACTATTTGGTTCGTTGTTCCAAAAAATCCAAATGAGACCATGTGATTTAAAATTAATCCGGTTTATGACAGATCAAGTCTGCTCCTAAAAAACCGTGTGTTGActgtttgtttgaccgttgactacatgtgggtcccacatgtaagcacACGCTCTCTCTCTTACTTATCTttcttctctccttcttcttccctgaTCTCTCTCCCGAGCCATCGTCGTGCACCACCACGGCTGCGCAGCCAGCACCACGCCCGACAGAGCCACGGCCGCGTCGCTAGGGTTGGCCACCACTACGCCATGGGGAGCGCCGCCACTAGGGTCCGCCAGCACCATGCCCGGTGCAGCTACGGCGGTCGCCGCCACCAGGGCCGCCCACCACACCACGCCATTAACACGAAGAAGATGGAAGGAGGGCGGCAGATGGGCAGCTCGGAGTGGCTCGCCGGTGGTCGGAGTCGAGCTCGTACTCAGCCATGGCATCACCCACGGAAGGACAGCCGGGGCAATGGGGATTTGCAgcagagaggaggaggagctccgcgatCGTCGACGCTCGGGCCGGACGCCACACCGCCAACCGTCGCACCTGTCGACCACACCCAGCTTGGCAACGAGCTCGAGCACGGGCGGGGAGTAGCCAAGGAGCATGGGCGGTTCcagtccgccgccaccgccgctgctgctTCCCACTGGACACGACTGTCACAACCATGCAGAGCAACGCCGGACGACCAGCAAAGGTCCCTTCATCGGACACGACTGTCAAACCTAATGATCAACCTGATGAGTGGACCCGAGCTATCATAATAAGGTTTAAAGTTAACCAACGTAGTCATCAATGCGACATGGTAGTTTTTTGGACCAACGAACCAAATTTGTGGTAGCATTTAAATTTTTTAAGAAAAGTGATAGTTTTTTGTAGCCCCTATTGTGATAGTTTTTTGCCATTTACTCCATTGGTGCCTCCTTCGTGTCGATCTTTTCCAGACTTCCACCATCGAGCCTCCGCTCGAGGACGGGAGGGAGTTGTTGCGGCGCTGATCTGTGTTGTCGGAAAGATGGAGGAGGACAAGAAGAAAGACCACGAAGGGAGCTGAAAGGAGAGTAACACAGTTCCGACATCACAGTACGCAAAAAGGGAGGCAAAAGGACAGAAACGATCAAACCAGGAGCTCCATCGCGATGGTCCACCGCTTGCCGGCCGCGCTGTGGGGCGACACTTCGGGGGGGGGGATCaaagagtttttttttttgagaaataaatCAAAAGACACAGAGAACGtagtttttttcggtttttttttTCAGAATCGAGAGAACGTAGTAGTTTGATAGGTCAGttcttttttttcccttttttttttgagaatactTTGAGAGGTCAGTTCGTTACAAAGTCGTCCTCTCGTGGCCACACGGCCCACAGCCTCTCGGCCCGGTTAACGAAAAGGCATGCAGGTAGGTTTGCGGAGCGGCGGCCTGTTTAACTGTATCAGGTTATCACAGAGTTGTGTTGTGTCGATGGAAAGAAGCAACTGCGGGAACTGAAGAGGATCTGGGCCATCCAGAAGTGCGCCTCCCTCCCCCCAAGATCATTCCTTCCCGAGCGTTCctggccgccgccggcccgccgccgcgGCGCACCCAGCCTGCCgaagcctccgccgccccgccgacCAGCAGCGCCTCCCTCCGTCGAGCAGCCGCTCCCACCAGCAGCGTGGAGCAGCCGCTCCCGCCCACCAACGCCGCCGCACGGAACTACGCCGGCGACCAGTCTATAGGCAGGTAGCCACCACTCCCCTCTCCTTCCTCGCCCttgcctcacccccccccccccccctccccttccCTCCTTCCTCTTTCATCCTCTGTTTgttcaattttattttctttcctgatTCTTGTATTAGATGACGAGTACTTGCCGTAGATTTGATATTGTGAGACTATAACGTTGATTGTTTCTTGATGAGTACTTGCTGCATGATTTTTCGAGTGCATGTTCAAGTTTACATGTGAAAGAAAGGATTTCGCTTGATAGGTGTTTGCGATAATGCTTGTCCCATGTGATCAGGGCCCTCCAAGCCTGGGAATGGCTGGTGCACATCCCTGTCTTTGGCTGAAGAAACTCATGGGCCACCATGACCAGAATTCTTGCCGCCTTGCGACACAATTTTCTAAACTTTTTGCCTCTGCAAACCAGACCAGTAATTAATATAATGCAATATTGGACACACAATACCAGTAGGATCTGAGGGCATGATGATTCCGTTAAAGCACGCGTTGTTCCTGGTCTTCCAAATTGACCAAACTACagcagctactccacaagctacaAACCCTCTACTACTAACAGGGAGCTTACTAATCCAGACAGGGATACCATAAAAAACACCAGGCATCTCTTGCAAATTAAACATACATTTGATCACATGCCAAACATATCTAGCAACAGGGCACAAGAAGAACAAGTGATCTATCCCTTCTCTAGTATTACAAAACACACAATTTGCACTTCCTTTCCATCCCCGGTGCAATAAGATACCTTTGGTCAGTATACTTTTTTCAGTAACTAGCTACAAGAAGACTTTAATCTTAAGGACAGTATAACTAAGATTGCCCTCATGTTTACATCATGGCCGATCTTGCCCAAAATATGTTTAGTATCTTGCTCTGATCCGTACTACTAGTCATTAATGACAGTACAAGAAAGATGGCCAATGAAGAATTGCTGAGGGATAAGCTTGATAGTTACTGGCAGGCCTTATAAAAAATTGACCTACTAATTAGTGAACCTTTTAAGAATATATGTACTTTATAATAAGACATTTTCGTTTACGCGATGTTAACTATTATCCAGAAAATTTGATTTTGTAACACTATACTTGGATAGTTTGCAGTATCATTATTTGTATGTATGCTCTCACTTGTGCCTAGTCACATCTCCAAAATCTGATATCTCTATCAAAATAGGGCTTGTCCAGTAGACCAGTACCCCCAAGCCGCTGTGGCAGCAGCAGCGGTGAGGTGAGGAAGGTGGGAAGGGTTATCCTTTTCTTCCGATCCGTCTTCTTCTGTATTTCTGTTGTTTTGTGTGGTTCTAGTAATGCGAGCATATCTCACATGTAAATCCCTTTCTTGTTAGGCGGTTATAAGCATGGAGCCCAAAGAGAAGCCCGAAACGACCAGCGCTGCCAGCCCACCTCCACCGCGGCTGGACTGCATAAAGTGCTTCGATGCGCTATGGTTCTGCTATACCCCTCTCCACCAGCTGCAGACCTACTACCGCCACGGGGATTTTGACACCTGCTTCGGCAAGTGGGGTGATCTCGTTGACTGTCTCTCGCTCAAGACGAAGCGGAGGGCGGAGGTAGAGGAGATCCTCATCGCGCGGGAGAAGGCCAAGCCGCACATCTGGACCTTCCGGACTGCCGAAGAGGCGCAGGCGAACTGGTGGCAGATGTACAAGCACAAGGTGGTGATGTCGTCGCCACCCAAGACTGCAGGTTCTGCTGTGCCTCCTCCTGgatcatctggtgttctttcctgAGAATTGAAGGTCAGGGGAGCCTACAGAAGCGTCGGTTGTGCTTTTGTGCGCTGTGCTTAGACCGCTGGTCTTTGTTCAAACTTGAATGTACCCTGGCAGGGTAAATAATTGGAACCTTGGATGGAAAGATACCTTAATCCTGTTCTGTAGATCATGGCAGGCAACTGAACCAAAATGTTCTGGTGGTTCTTTTGCTATTTTTTGCACCAGCTATGATGTTAGCCTTTTTGCTTACTTCCTTGCCAGGCATAAATGTTTTGGCTTGTGCTGTAGTGTGTTCTCATTAATTTCTGAATGAAGACTAATTAATTTTTGTTCAAATGTGGTCAGGAATGGGTATAGCCTCGGGTTGCCAGATTTGGTTTGCTTTTCTGTTTGTTGGTGTTTGTTTTTCAAGATTTATTATTTGCGAGTGTTTTACGTGCAGATTCTGGATTAGAAATGACGGAGACAAGATGCCATGCTGCCAGTGCCACCGCTGCCCTGGATGGTAACCAAATCCATCTGCAGCAATGCTGCTTTTGTTATCTGAATATCACACTTGGTTCTTCAAGCAATTGTTCTGCAGCCTTGCACACCCCATTTGTCCTTTGCACTGTCAAGAAAATTCTACTCTCTGTCTGTAGTATACTCTCTTGTTGGAAGTTAGAAGAGTTAGATTATCTCAAAGAAAATTGTTCTAGGACACTTGGTAATTTTTAAATTGTTCTATTGCGGAATCAAGGAATTGACATTTCTTAGAGCGAGTTGGTTGGGTTCATATCAGAGTCAATCATAATGAGTAAATCAACAGAAGCAACCATTCTATTTATTTAAGAAAATGGAAATGTGTCTGCACTTCCCACAACCAAAATAGGACCATATCTCACATAATAGATACACATAGAAAATGGAATACTTTGCGAGATGTTGTGTAGTTTGTTCAATATGCATGCAATTGTGGGGAAAAAAACATAGTTGGTGCCCTATTTTACATCATCTGCTATGATTCTGATGCCCTATTTTATATCATCTGGTACGGCAGAAAAAAAATATGGTGCGCTAAAACCTACTTTTTGGTATAAAAAAGTTTTAATATCAGGGTAGTCTTGCTGAGCATTAGTGTGTGGTGCAATTATATTGTCTAATATCCCCTTAGAAAAAACATTGCCTAATATGAACACGCGTTGCACTACTAGTAGACAGATAAGTTTTTTTTTACCTAGTAGACTTTTTTTGAGTGGTTTTTAACCTGGTAGGCAGATAAGTTTTTTTTAAGATAAAGTAGACAGATATAAGTTGGACACACAGGTTGACTAGAATGCCGTGTTCTGCAAGCTGGGCCTGAACCGTGAAACGGCCGGAGATGCAAATTTTGGGCATCATAGCCAATAGCTTTGCTTGACGATCAGATCTACGATGGAGGGAGTTGCGGCGACGAATCTCGGCGGACGCCGTCCTCCATGGCAGGACCTCCCGTCGGAGCTGCTGGGCCTCGTGCTCCAGCGCGTGCTGTCCCACGCCGACCGCGTCCGCCTCGGCGCCGTCTGCCGCCAGTGGCGCTCCGGCGCGCGCCTGCAGCCGCCGCTGCTCCCGTGGCTCGCCCTCCGCGACGGCTCCTTCCTCAGCCTCTCCGACGGCGAGGTCCACCGCCGCGGCCTCGCCCTGGACGAAAATCTCGCGCACCGCGTCTCCACCGGCAGCACGCTCTTCCTCGTGCACAACGCCAAAGGGTTCTCGTGCTCGCTGATGAACCCTCTTGCGCGGGGGATGACGACGGCCCCCCAGCGCGTCAACCTCGACCGCCTCCGCACTCGGGTCGGCCATGTCCGCAAGGTGGTGGTGATGTCCGACCACAGCACCGCCGTCTAGACAGGGAGCCGGATCAGCGGCGGGCAGGTGATCACCATCTCCATCCGCAGGCCGCAGCCAACGACCGGGGAATGGCAGTGGCAGTGGAACCCCCATGGAGCCACAGGCGCAGGCTACTACCCCCACCCCTATCATATCCTCGACATGGCACTCTTCCAGCACAAGCTATACGTCCACACCGCAGCAGTCGTCGGTGCGTACCACTACTACAAGTCTACAACCCTCTCCGGCTGCGTCTTTATGCCATGGACATCGTCGATGGCAACCATGTCAACGTGCAACGCGTGTTCATGAGGCCGCAGGACGACGTCGACCGATGGCACCGCGGCGGCCCTCGCCACTACCTGGTCGCCTCTGGCGACCGGCTGTTGATGGTGAAGCAGACAAGCCCGTTGCTCATGCGGCTTGGTTCGAGGTCCTGGAGGCGGCAGACATCAGCGGCGGCGGCCTAGGGCGGTGGAGAGACGTCGAGACGCTCATGGGGCGCGCTCTCTTCGTCAGCGAAGGCTGCTCCGAGTCGCTCCCTGCCGGAGACGGCAAGCACGGGGGAGCTCGACAAGACTGCATCTACTTTCTCAAGGAGCATAACAATTATGGTGGAAGGACGAGCGCCCTCTACTCTGGGGTTTACGACATGAGACGAGGGACGGTGTCCCCCTTGCCGGTGGACACGGTGGTGCCACATGACGGATCATTGACCGCGACTTGGTTTTTCCCTCCTGATTCTTGAGTTAAGATGTATGTATGGGTAGTTGGGTACAAAGTTCATGCTCATGCATAACCATACTTAACTTTTGCACTGTCAAGAAAATTTTGCTCTGTGTTGATCTGAAGTACTttctctattcacttttataagactttgaacacatttcagacaatgtgcaaaacaaccTATTTTGAATTgtttgaaacgacttacaaaaatgaacggagggagtattactcatTTATTCGAAGTTAGAAGAATTAGATAATCTCTTTGAacaaagttttttatatgaaagttAGAAGAATCAGATTAACTGGCCGATATTTGTTCAAATTAGAGATAATCTCACATATAGCCTCGGGAACCAGAAAGCATAGGAGCAGATGTTGGCGATATGTCGCTTCATCAGCCAAGTGAGGAAAAGGAGTGGATGAGGAAGATTTGACCAACCTTCTACTTAGTCCTAGGACCATAGATTGATGTGTGGATTGAAGAATTACTGTCCGGTTAATGCAACTACTAATTATAATCTGAATACGAAGATTTATAATCAAAACTGGGTTTAAGCAGTTGAGAATTTGATACAGCAGCAAAAGCAGAGCATCTGAAGGAGGCTGGAGTATGTAATACT
Proteins encoded in this window:
- the LOC123066609 gene encoding uncharacterized protein, which gives rise to MRARGASWKRCGSGHLGAGRVPVRLRAHRDSRPRASLPHLLREGAPSSPTWSVAPAWEGQTVGVEAVVDFFKAKIKHLHLRMAQVMQGTDGLFAAKKVRREQPRM
- the LOC123066630 gene encoding uncharacterized protein C227.17c, with translation MEPKEKPETTSAASPPPPRLDCIKCFDALWFCYTPLHQLQTYYRHGDFDTCFGKWGDLVDCLSLKTKRRAEVEEILIAREKAKPHIWTFRTAEEAQANWWQMYKHKVVMSSPPKTAGSAVPPPGSSGVLS